The following are from one region of the Paenibacillus sp. JZ16 genome:
- a CDS encoding glutaminase family protein codes for MTTKFRPPSVPLVTVDPYFSVWSAADHLYDDHTRHWTNKIQGMVGLAIIDGLPRRFMGKVAAADSAEHPELEVLQQTDLTVEPVTTRYTFQGEGIELQVEFTTPLLLNDLDLLSRPVTYVTVQVRSMDGREHDVKLYFDVTGEWCVNTPDQQVTWEHRVIDGQLNMMAMGTVEQPILQLAGDDTRIDWGYMVLAVPRTERIQTVIHSVSSRELYVRTGQFPPEDDQQKPRAVSNHTPVMAAEIDLGPVRDEWVSEYLMLAYDDIHAIEYFNQPLDAYWKRNGLTFHDMLLQSAAQYEVIMQQCESFNRELTAESLAAGGEKYRDILALTYRQAVAAHKLVADEVGHVLFFSKENFSNGCIATVDVSYPSIPLFLRYNPELVKGMMRPIYKYAMSPDWPFDFAPHDVGTYPRANGQVYGENKLEYQMPIEECGNMLLMAAAVCKYEGNTDFAREHWEPLTSWAGYLLQHGLDPDNQLCTDDFAGHLAHNANLSIKAILGIAAYSYMCDLLGSQEGASYLAAARNMANEWISMADAGDHYKLTFDSANDTWSLKYNLVWDRLLELNLFPKEVAAQELDYYKLKQNRYGLPLDSRDTYTKADWLVWCASMSATQSQFEAMIAPLWDFMNETSARVPVTDWYDTLSGKQMNFQNRSVVGGFFIRLLMSRSE; via the coding sequence ATGACAACGAAATTCAGACCTCCATCCGTACCGCTGGTCACCGTAGATCCTTACTTCAGCGTATGGTCCGCTGCGGATCATCTCTACGATGATCATACCCGGCATTGGACGAACAAGATCCAAGGTATGGTCGGCCTTGCGATCATCGATGGCTTGCCCAGACGATTTATGGGGAAGGTAGCAGCAGCGGATTCAGCAGAGCATCCCGAGCTTGAAGTTCTTCAACAAACCGATTTGACGGTTGAGCCGGTAACTACCCGTTATACGTTCCAAGGGGAAGGCATTGAGCTTCAAGTTGAGTTCACCACGCCTTTATTACTGAATGATCTTGATCTGTTGTCCCGGCCCGTAACGTATGTGACAGTTCAGGTTCGTTCGATGGATGGGCGTGAACATGATGTCAAGCTCTACTTCGATGTTACAGGCGAATGGTGCGTAAATACACCGGATCAGCAAGTGACCTGGGAGCATCGCGTTATCGATGGACAATTGAATATGATGGCGATGGGTACTGTCGAACAGCCGATTCTTCAGCTTGCCGGAGATGATACCCGAATCGATTGGGGGTATATGGTGCTGGCGGTTCCCCGTACGGAACGTATCCAGACGGTGATTCATTCTGTGTCAAGCCGTGAGTTATATGTACGAACCGGTCAATTCCCCCCGGAAGATGATCAGCAGAAGCCGCGGGCCGTATCCAATCATACCCCCGTTATGGCAGCCGAAATCGATCTGGGCCCAGTACGGGATGAATGGGTATCTGAGTATCTGATGCTTGCGTATGATGATATTCATGCCATCGAATATTTTAACCAGCCGCTGGATGCTTACTGGAAGCGAAACGGATTGACGTTCCATGACATGCTGTTACAATCCGCCGCCCAATATGAAGTCATCATGCAGCAATGTGAGAGTTTCAATCGCGAGCTGACGGCGGAGAGCCTTGCCGCAGGCGGTGAAAAATACCGGGATATCCTGGCCTTGACGTATCGACAGGCGGTAGCCGCGCATAAATTGGTTGCCGATGAAGTGGGACATGTGCTGTTTTTTTCCAAGGAGAATTTCAGCAACGGATGCATCGCTACGGTCGATGTCAGTTATCCGTCGATTCCATTGTTCCTGAGATACAATCCTGAGCTGGTCAAGGGGATGATGCGCCCGATTTATAAGTATGCCATGAGCCCTGATTGGCCGTTCGATTTTGCGCCTCATGACGTGGGAACATACCCCAGAGCCAACGGGCAGGTGTATGGCGAGAACAAGCTGGAATACCAGATGCCGATCGAAGAATGCGGGAATATGCTCCTAATGGCTGCCGCGGTTTGCAAATATGAAGGGAATACGGATTTTGCCCGGGAGCACTGGGAACCTCTTACTTCTTGGGCGGGATATCTACTGCAGCATGGACTCGATCCGGATAATCAGCTGTGCACGGATGATTTTGCCGGACATTTGGCGCATAATGCGAATTTGTCCATTAAAGCGATCTTGGGCATTGCCGCGTATTCATACATGTGCGACCTGTTGGGCTCACAGGAAGGGGCATCTTATCTTGCAGCCGCTCGGAATATGGCGAATGAGTGGATATCCATGGCCGATGCAGGTGATCATTATAAGCTTACGTTTGACAGCGCAAACGATACCTGGAGTTTGAAATACAATCTGGTGTGGGATCGCCTGCTGGAATTAAACCTGTTTCCAAAAGAAGTTGCTGCCCAAGAGCTGGACTATTATAAGTTGAAACAGAATCGTTACGGCCTTCCGCTGGATAGCCGCGATACGTATACAAAAGCGGATTGGCTGGTATGGTGTGCCTCCATGAGTGCCACGCAATCCCAGTTTGAAGCCATGATTGCGCCCTTATGGGATTTCATGAATGAAACCTCTGCTCGCGTTCCGGTGACCGATTGGTATGACACGCTTAGCGGCAAACAGATGAACTTCCAGAATCGCTCCGTTGTCGGTGGTTTTTTCATCCGGTTGCTTATGTCCCGGTCTGAATGA
- a CDS encoding glycosyl hydrolase yields MLNNVNVQAEIAHKDLMQLKQQFENPDATYRPQPFWFLNHELTRPELESQIQSMYEAGVGGVVLHARHGMQTSYLSPAFMEALEFCTLECKKRNMVVWLYDEDNWPSGTLGGKLTRQHPEYRMRYLRVEEKRYTHDGQQQGLKLDFARYDHNELIAILAYRAAWQDGEWMLCDEPEDLTHVWGREWTPTTEDPYIVLACWSCEIAEGITFANGYYLDTLNPEAVQAFIRMSYDPFQSLQEYFGTTIQGVFTDEPGLMIHDGFFGVEAIRTAVHDVGATLPGMVFAWTEGMAERYRQENGYDLIPRLGALLYNMADGSRSTKQQYYDTITRWYVEGYHQAIRSWCERHGLLYIGHTLEEPVWGQARSQGNQTRVLQQFHYAGVDYLTPGIGTKENPHRIVSVKTAASVAQLNSKERVICESFGASGHGYSMRERRLDANFMAFLGVNLFIPHAFYYSFAGYRKTDFPPTEFKHAPHWPHYRAFADYLGRLGLLGASGKRTPEILLLSPIHTVYENMFVSGQSNKYPASDALFSLLSDRMLRRSIDYDYVDESQLREASLMDGEGVRFNGCANIYSVLIMPEIEVMSKDIAAQLVSYVKQGGTLIAVGAIPRHSECLHHDPELAKHMHALFGSTPQHNELRSIGKGYTLFYSLENLPLVDPIDSLCERVSGLLRKSPVLRWKLIEGQHEDLISVERVFGTRVYVWLMNWSENLVSMKLDAIEAKYRIEEWGLESGKIRRLASDSVLTYAAGELRVLSVVPEESTIGSTEQMFDMKRDAEDVTLLDNPWRFQTLEPNVLLLDQWQVTLNDRQSRMNATMPGQVNTYRTTFTMTQELIERLQSPSGRGLPDQSNNNPSPKIELILDDVEQKIPSHIGFLQRRRNLEIFVNGVRQNALQPSTWQDQHYASVDITPHLLVGENELEILTVSLLEPMPAISFPAFLIGPFVIEDRMRLNASPEHMFGCWTSAGYPYYAGAGEYSQQVNLTQVSLAPDEELWLEAEDIRETASLYVNDMEVGIRLWPPYHWDITPYVEQGSNWITIRAANTLENLYGKTALPSGMNGRVKLVRRTLSKRL; encoded by the coding sequence ATGTTGAATAACGTTAATGTTCAGGCAGAAATAGCCCATAAGGATCTAATGCAACTGAAGCAGCAATTCGAGAATCCGGATGCCACATATCGCCCGCAGCCGTTCTGGTTCCTGAATCATGAGCTCACGAGGCCGGAGCTGGAAAGCCAGATCCAATCGATGTATGAAGCGGGTGTTGGAGGTGTTGTTCTGCATGCGCGCCATGGGATGCAAACCTCTTACCTGTCGCCGGCATTCATGGAAGCGTTGGAGTTCTGTACCCTGGAGTGCAAGAAACGCAATATGGTCGTCTGGCTGTACGATGAGGACAATTGGCCAAGCGGAACGTTGGGCGGCAAACTGACGCGTCAGCATCCGGAATATCGCATGCGTTATTTAAGGGTTGAAGAGAAAAGATATACGCATGACGGACAACAACAAGGATTGAAGCTGGATTTTGCGCGTTATGATCACAATGAGCTTATTGCCATCCTGGCTTATCGCGCTGCTTGGCAGGACGGGGAATGGATGCTCTGTGATGAACCGGAGGATCTTACGCATGTATGGGGTAGAGAATGGACGCCGACTACGGAGGATCCTTATATCGTGCTGGCCTGCTGGTCCTGCGAGATCGCGGAAGGGATCACGTTTGCCAATGGGTACTACTTGGATACGTTGAATCCGGAAGCCGTTCAGGCCTTCATCCGAATGTCCTATGATCCGTTTCAGTCCTTGCAGGAATACTTCGGCACAACGATACAGGGCGTTTTCACCGACGAACCCGGGCTAATGATCCATGATGGTTTCTTTGGGGTGGAAGCGATCCGGACGGCAGTTCACGATGTAGGCGCTACCCTGCCGGGCATGGTCTTCGCTTGGACGGAAGGGATGGCGGAGCGATATCGGCAAGAGAACGGCTATGATCTCATCCCGCGGTTAGGCGCCTTGTTATATAACATGGCTGATGGCAGCCGGTCAACGAAGCAGCAGTATTATGATACGATAACACGCTGGTATGTTGAGGGCTATCATCAAGCGATTCGTTCATGGTGTGAGCGGCATGGACTGCTCTACATTGGTCATACGCTCGAAGAGCCGGTCTGGGGACAGGCTAGATCGCAAGGCAATCAGACCCGGGTGCTGCAGCAGTTTCACTACGCTGGCGTGGATTATTTAACGCCCGGAATCGGCACGAAGGAGAATCCGCATCGGATCGTGTCGGTGAAGACGGCAGCTTCTGTCGCTCAGCTGAACAGCAAGGAACGGGTGATCTGCGAATCGTTTGGCGCAAGCGGTCACGGCTATTCCATGCGAGAGCGGCGACTGGATGCCAATTTCATGGCATTTCTGGGCGTTAACCTCTTCATCCCGCATGCGTTCTATTACTCGTTTGCCGGGTATCGGAAGACCGATTTCCCGCCGACGGAATTCAAGCATGCGCCTCACTGGCCGCATTATCGTGCTTTTGCCGACTATCTCGGTCGACTGGGTCTGCTTGGCGCGAGCGGTAAACGTACACCGGAGATTCTTCTGCTGTCACCTATCCATACGGTATACGAAAATATGTTCGTATCCGGTCAATCGAATAAATATCCCGCTTCCGATGCTCTATTCTCGCTCCTGTCGGATCGGATGCTTCGCAGATCCATTGATTACGACTATGTAGACGAATCTCAGCTTCGCGAAGCAAGCCTTATGGATGGAGAAGGGGTGCGATTTAACGGGTGTGCGAACATATATTCGGTTTTGATTATGCCGGAGATTGAGGTCATGTCGAAGGACATAGCCGCACAGCTCGTTTCGTATGTTAAGCAAGGCGGTACTCTCATTGCTGTAGGAGCGATACCGCGGCATAGCGAGTGCTTGCATCATGATCCGGAACTGGCGAAGCATATGCATGCGCTGTTTGGTTCGACTCCGCAGCATAATGAATTACGATCCATCGGCAAGGGGTATACTCTGTTTTATTCCCTGGAGAACTTGCCACTTGTTGATCCGATTGATTCATTGTGTGAACGTGTAAGCGGGTTATTAAGGAAAAGTCCTGTTTTACGATGGAAGTTGATCGAAGGACAACATGAGGATTTGATTAGTGTAGAACGTGTGTTCGGGACTCGGGTATATGTGTGGCTGATGAACTGGTCGGAGAATCTCGTTTCCATGAAGCTTGATGCCATTGAGGCGAAGTACCGAATCGAAGAATGGGGCTTGGAAAGCGGAAAAATACGCCGGTTAGCCAGCGATTCCGTTCTTACCTATGCAGCTGGGGAGCTGCGAGTGCTATCGGTTGTACCTGAGGAGAGCACAATTGGTTCAACGGAACAAATGTTCGATATGAAGCGGGATGCAGAGGATGTAACCCTTCTTGATAATCCATGGCGTTTCCAGACACTCGAACCTAATGTTTTATTACTCGACCAATGGCAGGTCACGCTGAATGACCGACAGTCCAGGATGAACGCTACGATGCCTGGGCAAGTGAACACGTATCGTACAACGTTTACCATGACGCAGGAACTGATCGAACGCTTGCAATCACCGAGCGGTAGGGGGCTTCCGGATCAATCCAATAACAACCCATCACCGAAGATCGAGCTCATTCTGGACGATGTGGAGCAGAAGATCCCTTCCCATATCGGTTTCCTGCAGCGCAGGCGCAACCTTGAAATCTTCGTGAATGGCGTAAGACAGAATGCGCTGCAGCCCTCTACTTGGCAGGATCAACACTATGCTAGCGTGGATATCACGCCGCATTTGTTAGTGGGCGAGAACGAACTTGAGATTCTGACGGTATCATTGCTGGAGCCGATGCCGGCCATTTCATTTCCTGCATTTTTGATCGGACCCTTTGTTATAGAAGATCGGATGAGGCTAAACGCGAGTCCGGAACATATGTTTGGTTGTTGGACTTCTGCCGGCTATCCTTATTATGCGGGAGCGGGAGAATACTCACAGCAAGTGAATCTGACCCAAGTTAGCTTGGCTCCAGATGAGGAATTATGGCTGGAAGCTGAAGATATAAGGGAGACAGCTTCTTTATATGTGAATGATATGGAGGTAGGGATTCGATTGTGGCCTCCTTATCACTGGGACATCACGCCATATGTTGAGCAGGGGAGCAATTGGATTACCATCCGGGCAGCCAATACGCTGGAGAACTTATATGGAAAGACTGCATTGCCTTCCGGGATGAATGGAAGGGTGAAGCTGGTGCGTCGAACTTTGTCTAAAAGATTGTAA
- a CDS encoding S-layer protein — MQLKKKTIMVLALSLSIFSQGMIVHAKEDGARIRPEGSGKWMTGEYHSHTYQSDDASQSLQELLDNGFQKYGLDWIAVSDHLRVSKRDDEGNPLAGGSIPFSMGMAQYQIPKIQQLQEAGKYKNKIIFSGFEWDMPTYEHVGIGIISGKYGSESSLKAARQFEYLFTDRDEAMFDPKDVADWNKQDSRAYTTPEDARAALAWLQKSYGNRSYALLNHPSRKTVYTIADIRDFNNIAPNVVFGMEGMPGNQMEPDRGGLNLTTPENRTYGGADYMIAKVGGVWDALLGEGREFWNFANSDSHFEISENRLYSSGYWPGQYAKNYTWVNGDDMQSVLNGMRSGKSFSVYGDLINALDYRVRHGNKQAEMGSNLQVKKGNPIEITIRFKSPSKNNNGDPVTVDHVDLISGDVTGKAQPGTAAYSRSTNDSTKVVKRFTSKDWKTDRDGYNVITYRTTATKDQYFRLRGTNLGVNVAGETSNGDPLIDPKTDIEDNEQRFAEINKRNYIDLWFYSNPIFVSVGDKPVKGPNKQRKHQ, encoded by the coding sequence GTGCAGCTAAAGAAGAAAACCATCATGGTTTTGGCGCTCAGCTTGTCCATTTTTTCGCAAGGCATGATCGTTCATGCAAAGGAAGATGGGGCTAGGATTAGGCCGGAAGGAAGCGGCAAATGGATGACAGGGGAGTATCACTCGCATACGTATCAATCCGATGATGCCAGCCAATCCCTGCAGGAACTGCTGGACAACGGATTCCAGAAATATGGCTTGGATTGGATCGCGGTCTCCGACCATCTTAGAGTTTCTAAACGGGACGACGAGGGAAATCCTCTTGCCGGCGGATCTATTCCGTTCTCCATGGGAATGGCTCAATACCAGATTCCCAAGATTCAGCAGCTTCAGGAAGCAGGGAAATACAAGAACAAGATTATCTTCTCAGGCTTTGAGTGGGACATGCCTACATATGAACATGTGGGAATCGGTATTATATCAGGTAAATACGGTTCAGAATCGAGCCTCAAGGCAGCCCGTCAGTTCGAGTATCTGTTCACCGATCGGGATGAAGCGATGTTCGATCCCAAAGACGTAGCCGATTGGAATAAACAAGACAGCCGGGCCTATACGACTCCCGAAGATGCCCGAGCAGCACTGGCATGGCTTCAGAAAAGCTATGGAAACCGCAGTTATGCATTGCTCAACCATCCTTCCAGAAAAACCGTGTACACCATCGCGGATATCCGGGATTTCAACAATATTGCGCCAAACGTGGTGTTCGGAATGGAAGGCATGCCGGGGAATCAGATGGAGCCTGACCGCGGCGGACTAAACTTAACCACGCCGGAAAACAGAACGTACGGCGGCGCTGATTACATGATTGCCAAGGTTGGCGGCGTATGGGATGCGCTGCTTGGCGAAGGACGCGAATTTTGGAACTTTGCGAACTCGGATTCTCATTTTGAGATCAGTGAAAACCGTTTGTACTCCAGTGGATATTGGCCCGGGCAATACGCTAAAAATTACACTTGGGTGAATGGGGACGACATGCAAAGCGTACTTAACGGTATGCGTTCGGGTAAATCGTTCTCCGTCTACGGCGATTTAATTAACGCGCTGGATTATCGCGTTCGTCACGGGAACAAGCAGGCCGAAATGGGGAGTAACCTGCAAGTGAAGAAAGGGAACCCGATTGAAATTACGATCCGATTCAAAAGTCCGAGTAAAAATAACAACGGTGATCCTGTAACCGTAGATCATGTCGATTTGATCTCAGGCGACGTAACAGGTAAAGCGCAGCCAGGTACGGCGGCTTACAGCAGGAGCACTAACGATTCGACGAAAGTGGTTAAACGGTTTACGAGCAAGGATTGGAAGACCGATCGGGATGGATACAACGTCATCACTTATCGGACGACCGCAACGAAGGATCAATACTTCCGTTTAAGAGGGACTAATCTTGGCGTGAATGTTGCTGGAGAAACCAGCAATGGCGACCCACTCATAGATCCGAAAACGGACATCGAAGACAATGAGCAGCGGTTTGCGGAAATTAATAAACGAAACTACATCGACCTGTGGTTTTATTCTAATCCGATCTTTGTCAGCGTTGGCGACAAGCCGGTTAAAGGCCCTAACAAACAGAGAAAGCATCAGTAG
- a CDS encoding MerR family transcriptional regulator — translation MFTIGEISKLFQIDIRTLRYYDDIDLFKPATVDHLTNYRYYSVDQFEQLNTILYLKALGIPLKDIKLFLDDREIENILTLLKEQQRRTEEKIEEYQRIRAKIKSRIEQIEDASNKEELYKIREVEFPERVMVLLKQNIHKSDNLDMPIRLLENSTKMKSTIFLGKVGLSISINRLMQSKFDEYDSIFVIVEQESARSSTEVEEKISPQGTYITIRFAGTHEDAAPHYRMLLDYIEEKGYSLIEDALEITYIDYGLTGDPSQFVTEIQMLAK, via the coding sequence ATGTTTACGATCGGTGAAATATCCAAGCTTTTTCAGATCGATATCCGCACCCTCCGGTATTACGACGATATTGATTTATTTAAACCGGCAACCGTGGATCATCTGACAAATTACCGTTATTATTCGGTCGATCAATTCGAGCAGCTGAATACCATTCTGTATCTCAAGGCGCTTGGCATCCCTTTAAAGGACATTAAGCTTTTTCTGGATGATCGGGAGATTGAGAATATACTAACCCTGCTCAAGGAGCAGCAGCGCAGAACCGAAGAGAAAATTGAGGAATATCAAAGAATCCGGGCGAAGATCAAAAGCCGAATTGAGCAGATCGAAGATGCCTCGAATAAGGAAGAGCTCTACAAAATTCGGGAAGTCGAGTTTCCCGAGAGAGTGATGGTTTTGCTCAAACAGAACATACATAAAAGCGACAATCTGGATATGCCGATCCGATTATTGGAGAACAGCACCAAAATGAAGTCCACCATTTTCCTTGGCAAAGTAGGATTATCGATCTCGATTAATCGTTTAATGCAAAGTAAATTTGATGAATATGACTCCATTTTTGTCATTGTAGAGCAGGAAAGTGCGCGCAGCAGCACTGAGGTCGAAGAGAAGATATCGCCCCAAGGCACTTATATTACGATTCGGTTTGCCGGGACACACGAAGATGCAGCGCCTCATTATAGAATGCTCCTGGATTATATCGAGGAAAAAGGATACAGCCTGATCGAGGATGCGTTGGAGATCACATACATTGATTACGGGCTTACCGGTGATCCCTCTCAATTCGTAACCGAAATTCAAATGCTTGCTAAATAA
- a CDS encoding ribonuclease J has translation MNIAEHKLLVAALGGVNEIGKNMYFIQYDQDIVVIDCGSKFPDENLPGIDLIVPDFTYLLDHADKVRALIVTHGHEDHIGGIPYLLKQLPIPVYGTKLTIELIKIKLKEHRLLRDSELHTIDANSTIEAGAIHASFFSTSHSIPDCVGIVFQTPEGNVVHTGDFKFDMSPVKGPYPDLHRMADIGKQGVKVILSESTNAERPGFTPSERLVGGHILEAFAQAKQQVFISTFASNVNRVQQIIDAAAETGRKLILLGRSMVNVVTVSKEHGYLNIPDDLLIDAGDSERYPPDKIAVLCTGSQGEPMAALSRLANSKHPHIEILPGDTVIIAAGAIPGNERNLAHVIDNLYVLGAQVIYGSGSASGMHVSGHGSQEELKLMLTLMKPDYLIPVHGEFRMLYQHRQLAESVGIPNENVFIIQNGDTIQIQQGMASLGPKIPSGNSLVDGLMIGNVGNIVLRDRRQLSSDGMLIIVTTLSKTEKQMVAKPELISRGFIFVKDSEEFMGQIHDIVMSSMKDLTETGSTQWNLIKQTLKDHVGKFIYSETKRRPMILPIIIEV, from the coding sequence ATGAATATAGCTGAACATAAATTGCTGGTCGCAGCGCTAGGCGGCGTTAATGAAATTGGTAAGAACATGTACTTCATTCAGTATGATCAAGATATCGTGGTCATTGATTGCGGTTCCAAGTTCCCAGACGAAAACCTGCCCGGCATTGATTTAATTGTGCCTGACTTCACCTATTTGCTGGACCATGCGGATAAAGTCAGAGCTCTTATTGTCACACACGGACATGAGGACCATATCGGAGGGATACCTTATTTGCTGAAGCAGCTCCCGATCCCTGTGTATGGGACGAAGCTCACGATTGAGCTGATTAAAATCAAGCTGAAAGAGCATCGCCTTCTGCGTGATTCCGAGCTCCACACGATTGATGCAAATTCCACCATTGAAGCGGGCGCCATCCATGCCTCTTTTTTTTCGACCAGCCACAGCATTCCGGACTGCGTGGGTATCGTCTTTCAGACGCCAGAAGGCAATGTTGTCCACACGGGGGATTTTAAATTTGACATGTCTCCTGTGAAGGGACCATATCCGGATCTGCATCGGATGGCTGATATCGGCAAGCAGGGGGTAAAGGTGATATTATCCGAAAGCACAAACGCCGAGAGACCGGGATTTACGCCTTCGGAACGTCTCGTTGGCGGACATATCCTGGAAGCATTCGCTCAGGCAAAACAGCAGGTATTCATCTCTACGTTTGCGTCGAACGTGAACCGTGTTCAGCAGATCATCGATGCCGCCGCTGAAACAGGGCGAAAGCTCATTCTGCTCGGCCGCAGCATGGTGAATGTCGTCACCGTATCCAAGGAGCATGGCTACTTAAATATCCCCGATGACTTACTGATTGATGCAGGCGACAGCGAGCGTTATCCACCGGACAAAATTGCCGTGCTATGCACGGGGAGTCAAGGGGAACCAATGGCAGCTTTATCACGATTAGCCAACTCCAAGCATCCCCATATTGAGATTTTGCCTGGCGATACCGTTATCATAGCTGCAGGGGCCATACCGGGAAATGAGAGGAACCTTGCTCATGTGATCGATAATTTGTATGTGCTGGGAGCCCAGGTCATCTATGGGTCCGGTTCTGCTTCAGGGATGCACGTATCCGGGCATGGCAGCCAAGAAGAGTTGAAATTAATGCTCACCTTGATGAAACCGGATTACTTAATTCCTGTTCATGGTGAATTCCGAATGCTGTATCAGCATCGTCAGCTGGCGGAATCCGTGGGGATCCCTAATGAGAATGTGTTCATAATTCAGAATGGCGACACGATCCAAATCCAGCAGGGAATGGCCTCCTTAGGTCCAAAAATCCCTTCAGGCAACAGCCTGGTGGACGGATTGATGATCGGGAACGTGGGCAACATCGTTTTGCGAGACCGTAGACAACTGTCCTCCGACGGGATGCTTATTATCGTAACCACGCTCAGTAAAACGGAAAAGCAGATGGTGGCGAAGCCTGAGCTCATATCCAGAGGTTTCATCTTCGTGAAAGATTCGGAGGAATTCATGGGTCAAATCCACGATATCGTCATGTCTTCCATGAAGGATTTAACGGAAACCGGGTCCACCCAATGGAATCTGATCAAGCAGACCTTGAAAGATCATGTTGGGAAATTCATATACAGCGAGACAAAGAGACGGCCGATGATTCTTCCCATCATTATCGAGGTATAA
- a CDS encoding carbohydrate ABC transporter permease — protein sequence MSSTPEGKWTAEHGKWAKRKFRFTRNDWMGYLFSAPLIVGVIVFAIYPMFAALFMSFHQTSGLNLSGTWVGLSNYQYALEDSLFWQALSNTFVMGIWSVLLGIALSFVLASLINNLKWHLGRNFFKAVYFLPNVVSGVATSLLFSFLFFPSKEGLINFVIGLFGLDPVGWFTNPEVARYSIVLMSLWGALGYNTIIFLAGLQSVPRDLYEAAEVDGAGTYRKWWYITIPYLRPIFVFMLIMGTIGGMKRFTDVWLIGGTAGNPGGSLMTVVLYIYRNAFLSSQMGLATAVSYLLFVIILILTVFLMLLNRRKDSLD from the coding sequence TTGTCATCCACCCCAGAAGGGAAATGGACAGCGGAGCATGGAAAATGGGCTAAACGAAAGTTCAGATTTACGCGCAATGACTGGATGGGCTATCTATTCAGCGCCCCACTGATTGTTGGCGTCATCGTGTTTGCCATTTATCCTATGTTTGCCGCACTGTTTATGAGTTTTCATCAGACATCCGGGCTCAATTTATCCGGCACCTGGGTGGGCCTGAGCAACTACCAATACGCATTAGAAGATTCCTTATTTTGGCAAGCGCTTTCAAATACGTTTGTCATGGGGATATGGTCTGTACTGCTTGGAATCGCACTATCGTTTGTTTTAGCGAGCCTAATTAATAATCTGAAATGGCATCTGGGACGTAATTTTTTCAAAGCGGTATATTTTCTTCCCAATGTCGTGTCAGGCGTTGCTACAAGCTTGTTGTTCTCCTTCTTGTTTTTTCCGTCCAAGGAAGGGCTGATCAACTTTGTGATTGGTTTGTTCGGCCTTGATCCCGTCGGTTGGTTCACGAACCCGGAAGTGGCGCGTTACAGTATCGTGCTCATGAGTTTATGGGGCGCGCTTGGGTACAACACCATTATTTTTCTGGCTGGTTTGCAGAGCGTTCCGCGTGATCTTTATGAAGCTGCAGAAGTGGATGGGGCCGGCACCTACCGGAAATGGTGGTACATTACGATTCCATACTTGCGTCCAATCTTCGTGTTCATGCTCATCATGGGAACCATCGGCGGAATGAAACGGTTTACGGATGTATGGCTAATCGGCGGAACCGCTGGTAATCCAGGGGGAAGCTTGATGACCGTGGTGCTGTATATTTACCGAAATGCGTTTCTCTCTTCGCAGATGGGGCTGGCTACGGCCGTATCCTATCTGTTATTCGTCATCATACTCATCCTAACCGTGTTCCTCATGCTGCTCAACCGCCGCAAAGACAGTTTGGACTAA